In Enterobacter sp. 638, a single window of DNA contains:
- the rpoB gene encoding DNA-directed RNA polymerase subunit beta gives MVYSYTEKKRIRKDFGKRPQVLDIPYLLSIQLDSFQKFIEQDPEGQYGLEAAFRSVFPIKSYSGNSELQYVSYRLGEPVFDVQECQIRGVTYSAPLRVKLRLVVYEREAPEGTVKDIKEQEVYMGEIPLMTDNGTFVINGTERVIVSQLHRSPGVFFDSDKGKTHSSGKVLYNARIIPYRGSWLDFEFDPKDNLFVRIDRRRKLPATIILRALQYTTEQILDLFFEKVIFEIRDNKLQMELLPERLRGETASFDIEFDGKVYVEKGRRITARHIRQLEKDDIKLIEVPVEYIAGKVAAKDYVDASTGELICPANMELSLDLLAKLSQSGHKRIETLFTNDLDHGAYMSETIRVDPTSDRLSALVEIYRMMRPGEPPTREAAENLFENLFFSEDRYDLSAVGRMKFNRSLLRDAIEGSGILSKEDIIEVMKKLIDIRNGKGEVDDIDHLGNRRIRSVGEMAENQFRVGLVRVERAVKERLSLGDLDTLMPQDMINAKPISAAVKEFFGSSQLSQFMDQNNPLSEITHKRRISALGPGGLTRERAGFEVRDVHPTHYGRVCPIETPEGPNIGLINSLSVYAQTNEYGFLETPYRKVTDGVVTDEIHYLSAIEEGNYVIAQANTNLDEEGRFVDDLVTCRSKGESSLFSNDQVDYMDVSTQQIVSVGASLIPFLEHDDANRALMGANMQRQAVPTLRADKPLVGTGMERAVAVDSGVTAVAKRGGTVQYVDASRIVIKVNEDEMYPGEAGIDIYNLTKYTRSNQNTCINQMPCVSLGEPVERGDVLADGPSTDLGELALGQNMRVAFMPWNGYNFEDSILVSERVVQEDRFTTIHIQELACVSRDTKLGPEEITADIPNVGEAALSKLDESGIVYIGAEVTGGDILVGKVTPKGETQLTPEEKLLRAIFGEKASDVKDSSLRVPNGVSGTIIDVQVFTRDGVEKDKRALEIEEMQLKQAKKDLSEELQILEAGLFSRIYAVLVSGGVEAEKLDKLPRDRWLELGLTDEEKQNQLEQLAEQYDELKHEFEKKLEAKRRKITQGDDLAPGVLKIVKVYLAVKRQIQPGDKMAGRHGNKGVISKINPIEDMPHDANGTPVDIVLNPLGVPSRMNIGQILETHLGMAAKGIGEKINAMLKQQEEVAKLREFIQRAYDLGTDVRQKVDLNTFSDDEVLRLAENLKKGMPIATPVFDGAKESEIKELLQLGGLPTSGQITLFDGRTGEQFERQVTVGYMYMLKLNHLVDDKMHARSTGSYSLVTQQPLGGKAQFGGQRFGEMEVWALEAYGAAYTLQEMLTVKSDDVNGRTKMYKNIVDGNHQMEPGMPESFNVLLKEIRSLGINIELEDE, from the coding sequence ATGGTTTACTCCTATACCGAGAAAAAACGTATTCGTAAGGATTTTGGTAAACGTCCACAAGTTTTGGATATACCTTATCTCCTTTCTATCCAGCTTGACTCGTTCCAGAAGTTTATCGAGCAAGATCCTGAAGGGCAGTATGGTCTGGAAGCAGCTTTCCGTTCCGTATTCCCAATCAAAAGCTATAGCGGTAATTCTGAGCTGCAATATGTCAGCTACCGTCTTGGCGAACCGGTATTTGACGTTCAGGAATGTCAGATCCGTGGTGTGACCTATTCTGCACCGCTGCGCGTGAAACTGCGCCTGGTTGTCTATGAGCGTGAAGCGCCGGAAGGCACCGTTAAAGACATCAAAGAACAAGAAGTCTACATGGGTGAAATTCCACTCATGACTGACAACGGTACTTTCGTTATCAACGGTACTGAGCGTGTTATCGTTTCCCAGCTGCATCGTAGCCCGGGCGTCTTCTTTGACAGCGATAAAGGTAAAACACACTCATCCGGTAAAGTACTGTATAACGCACGTATCATCCCTTACCGTGGTTCATGGCTGGACTTCGAATTCGATCCGAAAGACAACCTGTTTGTCCGTATCGACCGTCGTCGTAAACTGCCAGCAACCATCATTTTGCGTGCGCTGCAATACACCACTGAGCAGATTCTTGATCTGTTCTTTGAGAAAGTTATCTTCGAAATTCGCGACAACAAGCTGCAAATGGAGCTGTTGCCGGAGCGTCTGCGTGGTGAAACCGCCTCGTTTGATATCGAATTCGACGGCAAAGTGTATGTGGAAAAAGGTCGCCGTATTACTGCGCGCCACATTCGTCAGCTCGAAAAAGATGACATCAAACTGATCGAAGTTCCGGTTGAATACATTGCCGGGAAAGTTGCCGCAAAAGATTACGTTGACGCTTCAACTGGCGAACTGATCTGCCCAGCCAACATGGAGCTGAGCCTGGATCTGTTGGCTAAGCTGAGCCAGTCTGGCCACAAGCGCATCGAAACGCTGTTCACCAACGACCTGGATCATGGTGCGTATATGTCTGAGACTATACGTGTCGACCCAACCAGCGATCGTTTGAGCGCACTGGTCGAAATCTACCGCATGATGCGTCCTGGTGAGCCGCCAACTCGCGAAGCAGCTGAAAACCTGTTTGAGAACCTGTTCTTCTCTGAAGACCGCTACGATCTGTCTGCGGTTGGTCGTATGAAGTTCAACCGTTCTCTGCTGCGCGATGCGATTGAAGGTTCCGGTATCCTGAGCAAAGAAGACATCATCGAAGTGATGAAGAAGCTCATTGATATCCGTAACGGCAAAGGCGAAGTGGATGACATCGACCACCTCGGCAACCGTCGTATCCGTTCCGTTGGCGAAATGGCGGAAAACCAATTCCGCGTTGGCCTGGTACGTGTAGAGCGTGCGGTGAAAGAGCGTCTGTCTCTGGGCGATCTGGATACCCTGATGCCTCAGGATATGATCAACGCCAAGCCAATTTCTGCAGCAGTGAAAGAGTTCTTCGGTTCCAGCCAGCTGTCACAGTTTATGGACCAGAACAACCCGCTGTCTGAGATTACGCACAAACGTCGTATCTCTGCACTCGGCCCAGGCGGTTTGACCCGTGAACGTGCAGGCTTTGAAGTTCGAGACGTACACCCGACTCACTACGGTCGCGTATGTCCAATCGAAACGCCTGAAGGTCCAAACATCGGTCTGATCAACTCCTTGTCCGTGTACGCACAGACAAACGAATACGGCTTCCTCGAAACGCCGTATCGTAAAGTGACTGACGGTGTTGTTACCGACGAAATCCATTACCTGTCTGCTATCGAAGAAGGTAACTACGTCATCGCTCAGGCGAACACCAACCTGGACGAAGAAGGTCGTTTCGTTGACGATCTCGTTACCTGCCGTAGCAAAGGCGAATCCAGCTTGTTCAGCAATGATCAAGTGGATTATATGGACGTTTCGACCCAGCAGATCGTTTCTGTTGGTGCGTCTCTGATCCCGTTCCTGGAACACGATGACGCCAACCGTGCATTGATGGGTGCGAACATGCAACGTCAGGCGGTTCCGACTCTGCGCGCTGATAAGCCGCTGGTTGGTACCGGTATGGAACGTGCTGTTGCCGTTGACTCCGGTGTAACTGCGGTTGCGAAACGTGGCGGTACCGTTCAGTACGTAGATGCTTCCCGTATCGTTATCAAAGTTAACGAAGACGAGATGTACCCAGGCGAAGCGGGTATCGACATCTACAACCTGACCAAATACACCCGTTCTAACCAGAACACTTGTATCAACCAGATGCCATGTGTGTCTCTGGGTGAGCCAGTTGAGCGCGGCGACGTGCTGGCTGATGGTCCGTCTACCGATCTCGGTGAACTGGCACTCGGTCAGAACATGCGCGTAGCGTTCATGCCGTGGAATGGTTACAACTTCGAAGACTCCATCCTCGTCTCCGAGCGTGTGGTTCAGGAAGATCGTTTCACCACGATTCACATTCAGGAACTGGCATGTGTGTCCCGTGACACCAAGCTGGGGCCTGAAGAGATCACTGCTGATATCCCGAACGTGGGTGAAGCTGCGCTCTCTAAACTGGATGAATCCGGTATCGTTTACATCGGTGCAGAAGTGACCGGCGGCGACATTCTGGTTGGTAAGGTAACACCGAAAGGTGAAACCCAGCTGACGCCAGAAGAGAAACTGCTGCGTGCGATCTTCGGTGAGAAAGCGTCTGACGTTAAAGACTCTTCTCTGCGTGTACCAAACGGTGTTTCCGGTACGATCATCGACGTTCAGGTCTTTACTCGCGATGGCGTAGAAAAAGACAAACGTGCGCTGGAAATCGAAGAGATGCAGCTGAAGCAGGCTAAGAAAGACCTGTCTGAAGAATTGCAGATCCTCGAAGCTGGCCTGTTTAGTCGTATCTACGCGGTGCTGGTCTCTGGTGGTGTTGAAGCTGAGAAGCTTGACAAACTGCCACGCGATCGCTGGCTGGAACTGGGCCTGACCGACGAAGAGAAACAAAACCAGCTGGAACAACTGGCTGAGCAGTATGACGAACTGAAACACGAGTTCGAGAAAAAACTCGAAGCGAAACGCCGCAAAATCACTCAGGGCGACGATCTGGCACCAGGCGTGCTGAAGATTGTTAAGGTCTATCTGGCCGTTAAACGTCAGATTCAGCCTGGTGATAAAATGGCAGGTCGTCACGGTAACAAGGGTGTAATTTCTAAGATCAACCCGATCGAAGATATGCCGCACGATGCTAACGGTACGCCGGTAGATATCGTACTGAACCCGCTGGGCGTACCGTCTCGTATGAACATTGGTCAGATCCTCGAAACCCACCTGGGTATGGCTGCTAAAGGTATCGGCGAGAAAATCAACGCCATGCTGAAGCAGCAGGAAGAAGTCGCGAAACTGCGCGAGTTCATCCAGCGTGCGTACGATCTGGGCACAGATGTTCGTCAGAAAGTTGACCTGAACACCTTCAGTGATGATGAAGTTCTGCGTCTGGCTGAGAACCTGAAAAAAGGTATGCCAATCGCAACGCCAGTCTTTGACGGTGCGAAAGAGTCTGAAATCAAAGAGCTGTTACAGCTGGGTGGCCTGCCGACTTCCGGTCAGATCACTCTGTTCGACGGTCGTACTGGTGAGCAATTCGAGCGCCAGGTTACCGTTGGCTATATGTACATGCTGAAACTGAACCACTTGGTTGATGACAAGATGCATGCGCGTTCTACCGGTTCTTATAGCCTCGTTACTCAGCAGCCGCTGGGTGGTAAGGCTCAGTTCGGTGGTCAGCGCTTCGGTGAGATGGAAGTGTGGGCGCTTGAAGCATATGGCGCGGCATACACCCTGCAGGAAATGCTTACCGTTAAGTCTGATGACGTAAATGGTCGTACCAAGATGTATAAAAACATCGTGGACGGCAATCATCAGATGGAACCGGGCATGCCGGAATCCTTCAACGTACTGTTGAAAGAGATCCGTTCCCTGGGTATCAACATCGAGCTGGAAGACGAGTAA